The DNA window GGGCAAAGACGTTGTAGCCGGCGGCCCACACGAGATTCTCCTGCATCTTCCGGTAGCTCTTCCGGCTGAGGCGGACGAGACTCACGACGTCCCGGGGGTCGTTCTCGACGAGGACGACGTCCGCTGACTCGACAGCCACGTCGGTACCCGACCCGATTGCGATGCCGACATCCGCACGCGTCAGCGCGGGGGCGTCGTTCACGCCGTCACCGACCATCGCAACCAGTTGATCCTGCTCCTGTAGCTCGACGATTTTCTTGTCTTTGTCCTCCGGGAGAACTTCGGCGAAGTAGGTGTCGATGCCGAGTTCCTCGGACACGGCACGAGCGACATCTTCGGAGTCGCCGGTCAACATCGCCACTTCGATCCCCATCGCGTGGAGGGAGTCGATTGCCTCGCGGCTTTCGTCGCGGATCACGTCCGCGAGTGCGACTGCACCGACAGCCTCGTCGTCACGTAGCAGGTAGACGACTCCCTGCCCCCGGGAACCGGCCTCGTCTGCGAAGGCGGTCAGACTGTCGCCGGGATCGATGTCGAGATGTCGCAAGAGATTCGGCCCGCCGACGTAGACCGTCGTTCCCTGCTGGACGGCGCTGGACTCGCCAGTACCCACTGAGATGTCGGTTTCGACAGTGGCACGGACACCCCGTCCCTCGAGGGCCTCGAACTCTCGCGTGGATGGGACGGACAAGCCACGATCGTGTGCCTCCTCTCGAATCGCCGTGGCGATCATGTGTTCTGAATCGCCCTCCGCGGCGGCCATGAGCGTGAGCACGTCGTCCTCGTTCCAGCCGTCCGTCGTCGCGATGTCGACGATGCCCTGTTCACCTTTTGTGAGGGTTCCCGTTTTGTCGAAGACTATGGTGTCGAGGTTGCGGGCCTCCTCCATCGCGATCCGATCGCGGACGAGCATCCCGTTGCGGGCGGCCAGCGAGGTGTTGATCGCGACGACCAGCGGGACTGCGAGTCCGAGCGCGTGCGGGCACGCGATCACCAGCACGGTGACGACCCGTTCGACCACAGACAGGCCGAACCCCTCGGCGAGGCCCCACGCGATCGCGGTCACCGCCGCGACGCCGAGCGCCGCGTAGAAGAGCCAGCCCGCGGCACGGTCAGCGAGTACCTGCGTTCGCGACTTGCTCTGTTGGGCTTCGTCGACCAACCGCATAATCCCCGACAGTGTCGTCTCCTCGCCGGTCGCGGTGACGCGCACGCGGAGGCTGCCGCTCTGATTGGTCGTGCCACCGATCACCTCGTCGCCGGGCGTCTTCTCGACCGGTTTCGATTCGCCGGTGACCATCGCCTCGTTGACGTTCGATTCGCCCTCCTCGACGACGCCGTCGGCCGGGACGTTTGCCCCGGGGCGGACGAGTACCAGATCGCCCTCGGAGAGATCGTCGACGGAGACCTCCTCGGTATCTCCGGATTCGTCGATCCGCTCCGCGGTGGCGGGCATCAGGTCGGCGAGTTCGTCGAGCGCCCCCGAGGCCCGGCGAACACTCCGCATTTCGATCCAGTGGCCCAGCAGGAAGATGACGACCAGCGTGACCAGTTCCCAGAAGAACGGTTCGCCGATCTCGAAGGCGACTGCGGCGAGACTGTAGACGAAGGCGACGGTGATCGCCAGCGAGATGAGCAGCATCATTCCGGGCTCGCGGTTTCTGGCTTCGACCGCGCCCATCCGGAGGAAGGGAATGCCACCGTACGCGAAGATAACTACTCCGAGGACAGGGCCGACGAACGCGCTGCCGGCAAACTGGATGGCGGTGTACCCGAGCCAGCCCTGCAGCATCGAACTGTAGTAGAGGACGGGCAATGCGAGCAGGAAGCAGACGACGAATCGGCGCTTGAACATCTGCTCGTGGCCGGAGTGGTCGACCATTCCGCCGTGGTCGTGTCCACCGCCCCCGTGGTGGCCTTCGTGAGACGACGCCTCCTCGTCGGATTCATCTCGATAACACTCGCAGACGCGACAGCACGGACACTCGCGGTCGGTCGGCTTCTGATGGGGCGCGTGTTCGTCGTGGTGGTCGTGACGGTCGGACATATCGGTTAGTCCTCCCGTCGTAGTCGCTCACGTCGTGTTTCGAACTCCTCGTCAGATAGCTCGCCTCGGGCGTAGGCGACCCGCAGTTCTTCAAGCGCAGCATCCTCACTTCGACCGTCAGTTCGGCGGATCCCTCGGTACAGGAGGTATCCGAGCCCGAGAGCGACGATCAGGACGACCAACCACATCAGGAGCCACATCCATCCGGCCCCGCCCCACATTCCCACGTCACCCATGTGGCCCCATCCCCACATCCCCATAGCGGGCATCATAACTGCCATCAAGAGGAACGGCACGATGAGAACGACAGCGACGATGATGAGGAGGACTCGGAGGAGTTGCTCATTTGAAGACATATGCTAACTCTTCGCTCAGCGAGCATAAAATACTGTCCGGGGCTCCGGAAAACCGATAGTTGCATCTGGTCAATCAACCCTACCCCCTCAATAGTGGTCACCGACACTGCTGCTGTTAGAAATTAGTAGTCACAACAGATCGGGCCGAGTAGTTGTAGTAGTCGTCCTTTCCGGCCATGGCTACTCCCCCCGAACGGCGGCTGCGGTCTCGGACGTCGATGCCGGCGGATCGGCGCTCATGCCCGGTGTGACGTGGTCGGAGCGGAAAGGTACGTCGGATGGCCTCGCGACCGGCGCGTCTCGACCGGTTCCGCGACCTGGCGTGTCGTTTGGGAAACAATACCTAAGTGGATCGATCCCGCTCGATCGATCTTGGGGGCTCCGGGTGGACGTATGAACTACACGAACCACGCCGACGCGAGAACGCGCACCGGTCCCGAACGGTCATCGGTCGCCGACACGGGAGTGGAGGTGTCGTGAACGATGCCGGATCCGACGCCGACCGACGCGTCGCTTCTGGATCGTCCTGGGGTGACGTCCGAACGGCGAACCGTGAACGGCGTTCGACTACACGTCGTCACGGCCGGCGACGAGGGCGACCCGCCGGTCGTCCTGCTTCACGGGTTCCCCGAGTTCTGGTACGGCTGGCACCGATCGATCGAGCCGCTCGTCGACGCCGGCTACCGCGTTCTCGTCCCCGACCAGCGGGGGTACAACCGGTCGGAGAAGCCGGAGGGAACGCGTCCCTATCGGGTCGGCGAACTGTCGAAGGACGTCGTCGACCTCGTCCGATCGACCGGGAGCGAGTCCGCCCATCTCGTCGGTCACGACTGGGGCGGGGCGGTCGCGTGGAACGTCGCCCTTCGCCATCCCGACGCCGTCGACCGGCTCGTCGCCGTCAACATTCCCCACCCGACGGTGTTCGAGGAGACGCTGACGTCGAACCCGCGACAGACGCTGCGGAGTTGGTACATGTTCTTCTTCCAGCTCCCCCGGCTGCCGGAGTGGTTCCAGCGACGCGGCGGGTATCGGCCGCTGGTGAACAGCCTCCGGGGAGCGGCGGGCGACCCGTTCACCGAGGAGGACCTCGACAGGTACCGTGCCGCGTGGAGCCGCGAGCGGGGGTTGACCGGGATGATCAACTGGTATCGCGCGCTGTTCCGGCACACCGAGGACCCGCCGCGCGAGCAGGTGACGGTTCCCACCGCCGTCATCTGGGGCGAGCGCGACGGGTACCTCCTCGCCGAGATGGCCGACCGCAGCGTCGAGTACTGCGAGAACGGCCGGCTCGAACGGATCCCGGACGCGACCCACTGGGTCCACCACGAACGGCCCGAGCGCGTGACCGACCTCGTCATCGATCACCTCTCGTGAACCAAACGAACGGACGCCAATGACAGTCAACACGATCCCACGGTACGACGCCGATCGCATCGCGCCCGTCGGCGATCACGCCGTCGTCGTCGGGGGAGCATGGGCGGGCTGGTCGCGGCCCGCGTGCTCGCGGACGCCTTCGATCGGGTGACCGTCCTCGACCGCGACGCGTTCCCCTCGACGCCGACCCCCCGCCGGGGCGTTCCACAGGGGAACCACGTCCACGCGCTTCTCGAGGCGGGGCGATCGACCCTCGAGGACCTCTTCGCGGGGTACGGCGACGAACTCGTCGCGGCGGGTGCGACGGAGATCGATCTGTCCACCGACTTCAACTTCTACGACGAGGGGGACTTCGTCTCGGAGGGACGCCACCACCTGCCGATGTACTGCGCGAGCCGCCCGCTGATCGAACACGTGACGCGACGTGAACTCGACGCGCTCGACTCCGTCACGCTTCGAGACGAGTGTCACGTGACAGAGTACCGCACCGACGACCGGGAGTCGACCGTGGAGGGCGTGCGGATTCGAGACGAGGAGAACGAGATCGAGCCGATCGACGCCGACCTCGTCGTCGACTGTACCGGGCGGACGTCGTCGACGCCGGAGTGGCTGGCGAGACACGGGTACCGGCGGCCGCCGAGAGACGAGGTCCGGATCGACCTCGTGTACAGCACGATAGCCATCGATCGACCCCCGACGACCGACGGGCGTTCCACGTGATGCCCTGTCCGCCGAGGACCAGAAGCACGGTGGTCGTCCCGGTCGAGGGCGAGCGGTGGATCGTGACGCTGTCGGGGGTTCACGGCGACCATCCGCCCGACGACCTCGCGGGGCTACACGAGTTCGCCGAGAGCCTCCCGATCGAGGAGGTCGCCCGACTCGTCGCCGACCGGGAGGTCACGTCGGACGGCGTCCAGCGGTACCCGTTCCCGGCGAGCGTGCGCCGGCGGTACTGGGAACTGGACCGGTTCCCGAAGGGTCTCGTGGTCCTCGGGGACGCGATCGCGAGCTTCAATCCCATCTACGGACAGGGGATGTCGGTCGCGACGCTGGAGGCGCTCTGCCTACACCACGCGCTCGCCGAGGGCGAACCCGACGACCTCGCGCCGCGGTTCTTCGACCGTGCGGAGGACGTCGTCGAGAACGCGTGGAACGTCGCGGTCGGGACCGACTTTCGGTTCGACGAGACGACGGGCCCCAAACCCGTCGGCACCGACCTCCTGAACCGGTATCTCTCCCGGATGACTCGAAAGGCCCACCGTGACGGACGGGTGGCGGACGCGTACACGCGGGTGGTCACGATGGAGCGGCCGCCGACGTCGCTGCTCCGCCCGCGGATCGCGTGGCGCGTCCTCAAGCCCGAAGTGACGGGACCATAGAATCGGCGGATCGCGCGGGGCGTCAGGCGGGGCGCTCGCCCGCGTCCCGGAGGATTCGGTCACGTCGCCGCCGGTCCCGGTCGGCTTCGAGGCGTTCGAACGGCCGTTAGAGTCAAACGGTCACGCGTGCCAGGTTCCGGTATGAGCGTCGAAGGGGCGGAACGGACCATCCGCTGTCTGGTCGCGAAGGTCGGGCTCGACGGCCACGACCGTGGCGCACACGTGATCGCGCGGGCGTTCCGCGACGCGGGCTTCGAGGTGGTCTACTCGGGGCTCCACCGCGCGCCCGAGGAGATCGTCCAGGCGGCGGTCCAGGAGGACGTCGACGTCCTCGGCATCTCGATCCTCTCGGGGGCGCACAACACCCTCGTGCCGAAGGTGATCGACGGGCTCAAAGAGTACGGCGCGTTCGAGGACACCCTGATCCTCGTCGGCGGGATAATCCCCGAGGACGACGTGGCTGAGCTGAAGGACCTCGGCGTCGCGGAGGTGTTCGGCCCGGGGACGCCGATGTCGGAGACGATCGAGTTCGTCCGGAACAACGCCCCGGAGCGCGAGTAGATGTCCGGACCGGACGCGAACGGCGAGACGGGCTCGGCCCGCGAGCGGTCCGGGTCCGCCGAGGGAGGGGTGGAGCTCCGCGACCGGGACGCCGAACTCCTCGAGAGCCTCCTCGCCGGGGACCACCGCGCGCTCGCCCGCGTCATCACCCGGATCGAGGAGCGCGATCCGGGGTACCGCGGGCTCGTCTCGGCGCTGTACGGCCACACCGGCGGGGCGGACGTGATCGGCGTGACGGGCGCGCCCGGCGCGGGCAAGTCCACGCTCGTCGACAAGCTCGCGGCGGCCTATCGCGAGCGGGGCGACACCGTCGGGGTCGTCGCCGTCGATCCCTCCTCGCCGTACTCCGGCGGCGCGGTGCTCGGCGACCGGATCCGGATGGCCTCGAACGTCGGCGACATGGACGTGTTCTTCCGGTCGATGAGCGCGCGCGGCCAACTGGGCGGGCTCTCGATGGCGACCGCGGACGCGGTGAAGGCGCTCGACGCCTTCGGGAAGGACGTGATCCTGATAGAGACCGTGGGAGCCGGACAGAACGAGGTGGACGTGGTCCGCACCGCGGACACCGTCGCGGTGCTGGTCCAGCCCGGCTCCGGCGACGACGTCCAGACGCTGAAGGCGGGAATCTTGGAGATCGGCGACGTCTTCGTCGTCAACAAGGCCGACGTCGACGGCGCGGAACGCGCCCTCGCGGAGTTAGAGGAGATGGTCCACAGACGGGAGGGGTCGACCGCGACCCCGGAAGCCGGCGCGGGCCATCACGGCCCGCACGG is part of the Halorubrum aethiopicum genome and encodes:
- a CDS encoding heavy metal translocating P-type ATPase; translation: MSDRHDHHDEHAPHQKPTDRECPCCRVCECYRDESDEEASSHEGHHGGGGHDHGGMVDHSGHEQMFKRRFVVCFLLALPVLYYSSMLQGWLGYTAIQFAGSAFVGPVLGVVIFAYGGIPFLRMGAVEARNREPGMMLLISLAITVAFVYSLAAVAFEIGEPFFWELVTLVVIFLLGHWIEMRSVRRASGALDELADLMPATAERIDESGDTEEVSVDDLSEGDLVLVRPGANVPADGVVEEGESNVNEAMVTGESKPVEKTPGDEVIGGTTNQSGSLRVRVTATGEETTLSGIMRLVDEAQQSKSRTQVLADRAAGWLFYAALGVAAVTAIAWGLAEGFGLSVVERVVTVLVIACPHALGLAVPLVVAINTSLAARNGMLVRDRIAMEEARNLDTIVFDKTGTLTKGEQGIVDIATTDGWNEDDVLTLMAAAEGDSEHMIATAIREEAHDRGLSVPSTREFEALEGRGVRATVETDISVGTGESSAVQQGTTVYVGGPNLLRHLDIDPGDSLTAFADEAGSRGQGVVYLLRDDEAVGAVALADVIRDESREAIDSLHAMGIEVAMLTGDSEDVARAVSEELGIDTYFAEVLPEDKDKKIVELQEQDQLVAMVGDGVNDAPALTRADVGIAIGSGTDVAVESADVVLVENDPRDVVSLVRLSRKSYRKMQENLVWAAGYNVFALPLAAGILAPIGILLSPAVGAVLMSASTVIVAVNAQLLRRADITA
- a CDS encoding SHOCT domain-containing protein; the encoded protein is MSSNEQLLRVLLIIVAVVLIVPFLLMAVMMPAMGMWGWGHMGDVGMWGGAGWMWLLMWLVVLIVALGLGYLLYRGIRRTDGRSEDAALEELRVAYARGELSDEEFETRRERLRRED
- a CDS encoding alpha/beta fold hydrolase, which codes for MPDPTPTDASLLDRPGVTSERRTVNGVRLHVVTAGDEGDPPVVLLHGFPEFWYGWHRSIEPLVDAGYRVLVPDQRGYNRSEKPEGTRPYRVGELSKDVVDLVRSTGSESAHLVGHDWGGAVAWNVALRHPDAVDRLVAVNIPHPTVFEETLTSNPRQTLRSWYMFFFQLPRLPEWFQRRGGYRPLVNSLRGAAGDPFTEEDLDRYRAAWSRERGLTGMINWYRALFRHTEDPPREQVTVPTAVIWGERDGYLLAEMADRSVEYCENGRLERIPDATHWVHHERPERVTDLVIDHLS
- a CDS encoding FAD-dependent oxidoreductase, with protein sequence MGGLVAARVLADAFDRVTVLDRDAFPSTPTPRRGVPQGNHVHALLEAGRSTLEDLFAGYGDELVAAGATEIDLSTDFNFYDEGDFVSEGRHHLPMYCASRPLIEHVTRRELDALDSVTLRDECHVTEYRTDDRESTVEGVRIRDEENEIEPIDADLVVDCTGRTSSTPEWLARHGYRRPPRDEVRIDLVYSTIAIDRPPTTDGRST
- a CDS encoding cobalamin B12-binding domain-containing protein, which encodes MSVEGAERTIRCLVAKVGLDGHDRGAHVIARAFRDAGFEVVYSGLHRAPEEIVQAAVQEDVDVLGISILSGAHNTLVPKVIDGLKEYGAFEDTLILVGGIIPEDDVAELKDLGVAEVFGPGTPMSETIEFVRNNAPERE
- the meaB gene encoding methylmalonyl Co-A mutase-associated GTPase MeaB: MSGPDANGETGSARERSGSAEGGVELRDRDAELLESLLAGDHRALARVITRIEERDPGYRGLVSALYGHTGGADVIGVTGAPGAGKSTLVDKLAAAYRERGDTVGVVAVDPSSPYSGGAVLGDRIRMASNVGDMDVFFRSMSARGQLGGLSMATADAVKALDAFGKDVILIETVGAGQNEVDVVRTADTVAVLVQPGSGDDVQTLKAGILEIGDVFVVNKADVDGAERALAELEEMVHRREGSTATPEAGAGHHGPHGGGVPDAVDADDLDDADDPDDSDDPDDSDDPDATDDLDAADDEWTPEVLGTVAETGEGVEELIAAFDAHAAHLRESGELARTRRRRYAEEIRTLVRADVGALAAEAIERRGGIETLADRVRTGETDPYGVAAEIVDPIAACLEADDPDGE